Proteins found in one Planctomycetes bacterium MalM25 genomic segment:
- the xcpT_7 gene encoding Type II secretion system protein G precursor yields the protein MNRTRRPRRQAFSLMELLAVVTILGIIAAIIVPRVTTSSDTAKAKVHAHNRATINSAIERYYIEQGSWPSANLKELDTVDYFPDGIPTNPIDSSSYAMNATSHRID from the coding sequence ATGAATCGCACACGCCGCCCCCGTCGTCAGGCGTTCTCGTTGATGGAACTCCTGGCCGTTGTCACGATCCTCGGCATCATCGCGGCGATCATCGTCCCGCGGGTCACGACGTCGAGCGACACCGCCAAAGCGAAGGTCCACGCCCATAATCGGGCGACCATCAACTCGGCGATCGAGCGCTACTACATCGAGCAGGGCTCGTGGCCTTCGGCAAACCTGAAGGAGCTGGACACCGTCGATTACTTCCCGGACGGTATCCCGACCAACCCGATCGATAGCTCGTCGTACGCAATGAACGCCACGTCGCACCGCATCGACTGA
- the epsF_2 gene encoding Type II secretion system protein F: protein MRAATKKKLAPLASASAAVRQSAKKNQPAAGWLAFGDKSRRRMTKKETTLILRNLATLTSNGVSLPKAIGALAEEKALENCRQTLQGLRRRVESGDLFSSALGQLDGAFDKVTVSQIHVGERAGALPETLLHVAEQREKAGKLQENVIKKLAYPVVLASVGAAVVGFLLCYVVPVFEETYASANVPLPGITQVMIDVGALAQGYWWAAALVAVGLPLLLRQLRQNERIAERMDTNLLKVPLVGPWLRDISLLQLMEVLGSLMESGFTLAESLEEAADSVGNRAMKLAVGSLHQAVQQGERFSREVERHDDLFPPMVSQLVIVGEQTGRLSKSTQQICELLEEEIERKTDLAIGVIEPVLTISMACAVAVILLAIYLPMFDMINTVG, encoded by the coding sequence GTGCGCGCCGCCACCAAGAAGAAACTCGCCCCGCTCGCCTCCGCCTCGGCGGCGGTCCGCCAGAGCGCCAAGAAGAACCAACCGGCCGCCGGCTGGTTGGCCTTCGGCGACAAGTCGCGTCGGCGGATGACGAAGAAAGAAACGACGCTCATCCTGCGCAACCTCGCCACGCTCACCAGCAACGGGGTTTCGCTGCCAAAGGCGATCGGCGCCCTCGCGGAAGAGAAGGCTCTAGAGAATTGCCGGCAAACCCTTCAGGGCCTGCGGCGACGGGTCGAGAGCGGCGACTTGTTCAGCTCGGCACTCGGTCAGCTCGATGGCGCCTTCGACAAAGTGACCGTCAGCCAGATCCACGTCGGCGAGCGCGCCGGCGCCCTGCCGGAGACCCTCCTCCACGTCGCCGAGCAGCGCGAGAAAGCGGGCAAGCTCCAAGAGAACGTGATCAAGAAGCTCGCTTACCCGGTCGTGCTGGCCTCGGTCGGCGCCGCGGTGGTCGGCTTCCTGCTCTGCTACGTCGTCCCGGTATTCGAGGAGACCTACGCCTCGGCGAACGTGCCGCTTCCGGGCATCACCCAGGTGATGATCGACGTCGGCGCCCTCGCCCAGGGGTACTGGTGGGCGGCAGCGCTGGTTGCCGTGGGCCTGCCCCTCCTGCTGCGCCAGCTCCGCCAGAACGAACGGATCGCCGAGCGGATGGACACGAACTTGCTGAAGGTCCCCCTGGTGGGCCCCTGGCTCCGCGACATCTCGCTGCTGCAACTCATGGAGGTGCTGGGCAGCCTGATGGAATCGGGGTTCACCCTCGCCGAGTCGCTCGAAGAGGCGGCCGATTCGGTTGGCAACCGCGCGATGAAACTCGCGGTCGGCTCATTGCACCAGGCCGTGCAACAAGGCGAACGGTTCAGCCGCGAAGTGGAACGCCACGACGACCTCTTCCCACCGATGGTCAGCCAGCTGGTGATCGTTGGCGAGCAGACGGGGCGGCTGTCCAAGTCGACCCAGCAGATCTGCGAGCTGCTGGAGGAGGAGATCGAGCGGAAGACGGACCTGGCGATCGGAGTCATCGAACCGGTTCTCACCATCTCGATGGCGTGCGCCGTCGCGGTCATTCTGCTAGCGATCTACCTGCCGATGTTCGACATGATCAACACGGTGGGATAA
- the epsE_3 gene encoding Type II secretion system protein E — protein sequence MARLGDILVQRGYITQNQLEAALAAQGNERGMLGQIMLRRNLISIDQLGDALSEQYHVPYLDLVPQSVNPQVARLVPEDLARDRSCVPVKVHGGELELAMVAPDDIDTISETELITGYHVKPVVALDGPVRAALDRGFDDRLTARQTIVDMKLADLANAEHSEDEELEATVVAEEEQAPVVRLVTSILTGAINAGCSDIHLEPHVPEMRVRYRVDGELQPVMTIPNHTEDAVVARIKVMADMDTTENRRPQDGRLTITEAGARVNFRVSTIPTVGGEKVVMRVLDEGGKTFDLQSLGFSERDLKQVQNLIDKPHGMIVVTGPTGSGKSTTMYSVLSKLNAVNRNIVTVEDPVEYRLTGINQVASDNEHGMGFANALKYIMRQDPDVIMVGEIRDHETAGTSVQAALTGHLLISTLHTNDSIGAVQRLNDLGIDDFKIGGALLGSIAQRLLRSICTECKAPAELNEQLWRKLAGDATPPEDAVFFRGRGCKKCLGTGYSGRIPIYEIMVMTPELADAVEKGEPVSKLREIAVGQGLVELAQAGIEQVYAGRTTLEEVYYKLSS from the coding sequence ATGGCCCGCCTCGGCGACATCCTGGTGCAGCGTGGCTACATCACGCAGAACCAGCTTGAGGCTGCGCTCGCGGCCCAGGGTAACGAGCGTGGCATGCTCGGCCAGATCATGTTGCGCCGCAACCTGATCTCGATCGACCAACTCGGCGACGCGCTCTCCGAGCAGTACCACGTCCCGTACCTCGACCTGGTGCCCCAGTCGGTCAACCCGCAGGTGGCGCGGCTCGTCCCGGAGGACCTGGCCCGCGATCGCTCGTGCGTGCCCGTCAAGGTCCACGGCGGCGAGCTCGAGCTCGCCATGGTCGCGCCGGACGACATCGACACCATCAGCGAGACCGAGCTGATCACCGGCTACCACGTGAAGCCGGTCGTCGCGCTCGACGGGCCGGTGCGGGCGGCGCTCGACCGGGGCTTCGACGACCGCCTGACCGCGCGCCAGACGATCGTCGATATGAAGCTGGCCGACCTCGCCAACGCCGAGCACAGCGAGGACGAGGAACTCGAAGCGACCGTTGTCGCCGAGGAAGAGCAGGCGCCCGTCGTGCGGCTGGTGACCTCGATCCTCACCGGCGCCATCAACGCCGGGTGCAGCGACATCCACCTGGAACCGCACGTGCCCGAGATGCGGGTCCGCTACCGCGTCGACGGCGAACTCCAGCCGGTCATGACCATCCCCAACCACACCGAAGACGCGGTCGTGGCCCGGATCAAGGTCATGGCGGACATGGACACGACCGAGAACCGCCGCCCCCAAGACGGCCGCCTCACCATCACCGAGGCCGGCGCGCGGGTCAACTTCCGCGTCAGCACGATCCCCACGGTCGGCGGCGAGAAGGTCGTGATGCGTGTGCTCGACGAGGGGGGCAAGACCTTCGACCTGCAGAGCCTCGGGTTCAGCGAACGCGACCTCAAGCAGGTGCAGAACCTCATCGACAAGCCGCACGGCATGATCGTAGTGACGGGCCCGACCGGCTCGGGAAAGAGCACCACGATGTACTCCGTGCTGTCGAAGCTGAACGCGGTGAACCGGAACATCGTCACGGTCGAAGACCCCGTCGAGTACCGCCTGACCGGCATCAATCAGGTGGCGAGCGATAACGAACACGGCATGGGCTTCGCCAACGCGCTGAAGTACATCATGCGCCAGGACCCGGACGTCATCATGGTCGGCGAAATCCGCGACCACGAGACGGCCGGCACCAGCGTCCAGGCGGCCCTCACCGGGCACCTCTTGATTAGCACCCTGCACACGAACGATTCGATCGGGGCGGTGCAGCGGCTCAATGACCTGGGGATCGACGACTTCAAGATCGGCGGAGCCCTGCTCGGGTCGATCGCGCAGCGGCTGTTGCGGTCGATCTGCACGGAGTGCAAAGCGCCCGCCGAGCTCAATGAGCAGCTCTGGCGGAAGCTCGCCGGCGACGCCACGCCGCCTGAAGACGCCGTCTTCTTCCGCGGACGCGGCTGCAAGAAGTGCCTCGGGACGGGCTACTCGGGGCGGATCCCGATCTACGAGATCATGGTCATGACGCCCGAGCTGGCCGACGCGGTCGAGAAGGGCGAACCGGTCTCCAAGCTCCGCGAGATCGCGGTCGGCCAAGGGCTTGTCGAGCTGGCGCAGGCCGGGATCGAGCAGGTCTACGCGGGCCGCACGACGCTCGAAGAGGTTTACTACAAGCTGTCGAGCTAA
- the cseB gene encoding Transcriptional regulatory protein CseB gives MNELQKTILLIEEDETLREITQFRLELLGHAVVSRASGGDALEWLASELPDAILIGHFLPDMDGLEMIDRLSNDLRTSEVPVMLLSPNAELTDVQKAFNAGADDYLVTPYDPLMLERKLARLTQPIEG, from the coding sequence ATGAACGAACTTCAAAAGACGATCCTGCTGATCGAAGAGGACGAGACGCTGCGCGAGATCACACAGTTCCGCCTGGAGCTGCTCGGCCACGCCGTCGTGTCGCGGGCCTCGGGCGGCGACGCGCTCGAGTGGCTCGCGTCCGAGCTGCCCGACGCGATCCTCATCGGCCATTTCCTCCCCGACATGGACGGGCTGGAGATGATCGACCGGCTGAGCAACGACCTGCGAACCAGCGAGGTGCCGGTCATGCTGCTCTCGCCCAACGCCGAGCTGACCGACGTGCAGAAGGCGTTCAACGCCGGCGCCGACGACTACCTCGTCACGCCCTACGACCCGCTCATGCTCGAGAGAAAGCTCGCCCGGCTGACGCAGCCGATCGAAGGCTGA